Proteins from one Triticum aestivum cultivar Chinese Spring chromosome 7A, IWGSC CS RefSeq v2.1, whole genome shotgun sequence genomic window:
- the LOC123154778 gene encoding anthranilate O-methyltransferase 1 produces MNMEHDLHMTKGEEETSYFKNSRLQEKALVETKPVLQKIVMEMCVDLLHPTLTIVDLGCSSSDNTLFFVSNVIEAVSHHLEKFSRHPTELQFFLNDLPGNDFNHVFQSLQRFKNSIDMDHKGEPIPAFYIAGLPSSYYTRLLPRRSVHLFHSSYCLHWRSRLPDGLEGKKRSYPNEGNIGIGATTPPCVVKMYKEQFQKDMLLFLQLRHEELVANGQMVLTFLGRKHDDVYSASLNRLYGLLSQSVQSLVEEGLMEKEKLDSFNLPVYGPSTDEVKAVVDQSQQFELTNIKLFETNWDPYDDSEGNYVHDSVQSGINVANCLRAVMEPLFTSHFGESVLDELFKKFAYNVALHLVKEKTKYSVITLSLKRR; encoded by the exons ATGAACATGGAACATGACCTCCATATGACCAAAGGAGAAGAAGAGACCAGCTACTTCAAGAACTCAAGACTTCAG GAAAAAGCTTTGGTTGAGACTAAGCCAGTTCTCCAGAAGATTGTGATGGAAATGTGCGTGGATCTCCTCCATCCAACACTGACAATTGTTGACTTAGGCTGCTCTTCAAGTGACAACACACTCTTCTTTGTCTCCAATGTGATCGAAGCGGTCAGCCACCACCTTGAGAAATTCAGTCGCCATCCCACTGAGCTTCAGTTCTTTCTCAACGATTTACCAGGCAACGACTTCAACCATGTCTTCCAATCACTTCAACGATTCAAGAACTCGATTGATATGGATCACAAGGGAGAGCCAATACCTGCTTTCTACATCgctgggttgcccagctcctactATACAAGACTTTTGCCTCGCCGGAGTGTTCATCTCTTTCACTCATCATACTGCCTGCATTGGCGATCTCGG CTTCCTGATGGATTAGAGGGCAAGAAAAGATCATATCCCAATGAAGGAAACATCGGCATTGGAGCGACTACCCCACCCTGTGTGGTGAAAATGTACAAAGAGCAGTTTCAGAAGGACATGTTGTTGTTCCTCCAGCTGCGCCATGAAGAACTAGTTGCCAATGGACAAATGGTTCTCACATTTCTTGGGAGGAAACACGATGATGTCTACAGCGCAAGTCTCAACCGTTTATATGGGTTACTTTCACAGTCTGTACAATCTCTTGTTGAGGAG GGCCTCATGGAGAAAGAAAAGCTGGACTCCTTTAATCTACCTGTGTATGGGCCATCGACGGATGAAGTTAAGGCAGTGGTCGACCAGAGCCAGCAGTTTGAATTGACTAACATCAAACTGTTCGAGACCAATTGGGATCCTTATGATGACTCGGAGGGCAATTATGTACACGACAGTGTCCAGAGTGGGATTAACGTCGCAAACTGCTTGAGAGCAGTGATGGAGCCCCTGTTTACAAGCCATTTTGGAGAATCCGTGCTCGATGAGCTCTTCAAGAAGTTTGCATATAATGTCGCCTTGCATCTTGTCAAGGAGAAGACCAAGTACTCTGTCATTACTCTATCACTGAAAAGACGATGA